Genomic window (Syngnathus typhle isolate RoL2023-S1 ecotype Sweden linkage group LG4, RoL_Styp_1.0, whole genome shotgun sequence):
GTACACTaagaaaacaacaatgacatattaaAGCGTTCACGTCATTTTTAAACGAACATGTCATCCTGTAGTAACAACCAGCGCAATCGTGGGAAGGGCACAACACAGTCATGAGTTTGCTCAATTatctggagggggggggaagtGTTCCAACGACAACATCGATGGGCTTCCTGGTTCTGACTTGGAACGCAGTGAGCCCAAAAGTCATTAGAACTCCGTTACACAGCACAGGCACTGTATACACCGTTAACTAGTCGTGGATGAGGCTAACTAGCACTTTATTATAACGGAAACTGCGCGTTGTTCTACATGCTGTCTTTTAATGTCAACAAGCGTTTTGCTGTTTAAAAGGTGGAGTTCGAAGGCTTGTTATTCAATATTCGTGCCGTGCTCTATTGGACACAAGTTCCGGCTAGTTAGCTGCTCGGCTAAAGTTGTTAGCTCACTCAACTCCACTCCTGTTCGATTCATATCTCTTCACAAACGCCACAGCAATGCGCACTTTGTTCTTGTTAGGCACGGCGACGCAGCGAAGTAACGCGGCCTTACCTCCAATTGTCATCGCGGAAGGACTTTGCTGAAAGGAGTGGAAATTAGGAGATAAGATGAGCGATGTGTGACAAAAATCAAGGCTCAGAAGTCGAGCCCATTTCGAAGGCCAGCGGAGGCGCTCGTCGATGACGTCACCGGGTTGATTCTATCGCTcgagatgactttttttttttaaattatattaaaaGTGTTCGGCTGCACTTACATAATTCAAACAATTAATTAAGAAGTCAGCATACTTCGGGATGACGCATATGATGTCACGTCATCCATTCTTTGCTTATCAGCTTTTCGGAGCGATTACGAGGGACCCTCCGTTCATGCAGATAAGTGACTGGACCGGCCCGGCCCACGGATAGCAAATAATTGACGCCCACTCAATTGTATTTAAAAGTGGGGCTGCGTCCAAATTTTAGAATTTAGATTTATGGAAAAGTTGACTTCAGCGGTTGAAGTCCACATGATCAATGCCTTTTATTATTCCTATTTAACTGCATATATGGCAAGGTTTACGCAGTTACCAAATGATATCATTGTTCAGACCTTATCTCTAATATGTGTATATCTGAATTAAATATTCAACAATTGTgtcaaaaacaaagcaatgccTTGCAGTTTGAGTGGATCATTTGCAAAAAACCTCCAATGagacaaaaaagtaaaaaattatACTATTGTATTAATAAAGTAACTCATGAGCTACCGTCAACTTATCCAGTAAAACTTTATGtggtgaaaaaaagaaacaagacaGAGAGGCTCCTCATTTGAAAATACAATGTATTGATTAGTTACAGGTACTTTGAGCCCTCTTTTCTGCCAGGAAACCTTTCTCAGTGCAGTACCTGTTAAAGGTTTAACGCGCCATTGAAACCAACACAAATAGACAAGTGAGATATATAAAGAGCATTGTTACAAAGGTTTCCCAAAAGGCACAAGAGACAAAAAGTAGCCAAGACATCTCAAGAGAAAATTTGCataatatgaataaatacatCTGCTGGCAGATCCAACTGTGCAAGAGAGAACAGTCATCATAGAATCAGCAGAGGATGATAATCATATAAATATCTCTCCATATATAGTCAAAATTAAGTTCAGACTTATTTAGTACCATTAAAATATCAGATTTCAAACTCATATAAATTCTATTGAAGAAAAATTGCCAAACTTAATGTTCAATCTCCCTAAAATGACCCATAAATTGGGTAAAATGTGCAATTAATAGCATTTTTGTAAGTCAAACAGCCGCCACACATCTTAGACAATTACTTATTGGTAAGGAATCTTACATTTAAGTGAAATGGGTCAGTAATTTCTAATATCAGGGGTGGGTAGCATTTCTTCCTATCTGGGGCCACTGGAATTTGTATTAAGTCCTTTCCAGGGCTACAGTAAAGGAATGGaggaaagggagaaaaaaaatcctttcagtTATTAaatttatgagcatttttggtttaatgtctttttattgaggttttattttgtctttagaCTACTCTTGCACCGCAAGTTCCACACCCCTGATCAAAATATTTTCACAACTAGCttctatttattaaaaaaaaaaaaaaactgaaccaGTTACTCATTTTTATCATCCAGTCTTTGGTTCAGCAGTTACAAAACATGAGGGAGCCCTTGTATAGAAAACGAACAAATGCGGAATGGTTTAAGACCTTATTAGTTCATATTGAAAGGCACTATATACATTTACCACAGATTGAAGTCATTTGAAATTTCAGCGCACCACAGTATTTGCTAAACACAGCCAAACACCAAACAAGTGCTAGAATTTGGAAGCAAACAGTATTAATGTTTTGTAGGAAATATATGAACACACATATATGCATTTTGTTTGCAACACTTAGCAGGGCAGGGCGGTAGTGTTATATTGTGTGTTGCCCaggatttagaaaaaaacatcCCATGTAAAGTGTTAGTCAACATATTTCCTGGAAGgtacacaataagtttgaaatcAGTGTTGGTCAAATGAGTCATTGCTGCTGCAATAAAATCTGGACTGTGAGACTCCTGAATACCAATCTCACGACGTGATACCATGGGTTAATCCCGTACAGTCTTTGGATCACGCAAGCTCGGCGAACAAGAGCGGTTATCTTCGGCAAATTTAAAAGATTTAAGTGGGATAAAATAATATAcacctttttgtatttttcacagTATGAGGGCACATCACAGTAGCACGACACTGGCCAACAAGGAGGATGTACTCGATTTATTAATTTGTATAATTGATGGAGCGATTTTTTTATGCTCTCCCAGTTGTCGCCTCAGATTTTGaagcagcatcaatgttgcaaATTTTAGCTTATAAAGatctacaaaaaaaagtcagaagttAGTTTTGTTATCATCTGCATTGTTAAGAGTGGTAACAGCAATTGAAACAAAACCGCACATTCTCAGAGGGAGTCGTTAGCGAGCGTCTCTGTGGAGAGCCAGATCCTCGCCCCATTTAGAAACTTGCTGATGGGGGTTCCGTGAATACTGCGGCGACACAGGTTTCCTACAGGGGTGAAAGGAAAAGAAGAGGAGAGAAATTCTGGAGGGGAATCATTTGGGGAAGCGGCCTGAAAATACATCCgcctttgatcagcagggggccCTTTTGGGCTGGGGAGGGGCGTGCCGCTTGGGGTGGGTGCCTTGTACTGCCTGAGGTGATTCTGTAGGATCTCAATTTCGTCCACCAGTTGAGAGAGCTTGTGGTAGGCAGTGATGGAACCCCCTTTGGAAATGCAGGCTTCCGGCACCCAGCGGAGGAAGTAGAGCTTCCAGAGGGCCATGTGGGAGGGTGTGAGCTGGGGGAGCAAGAGGCCCTGCTGGTCAGCGGGTCGAGAGAACCACTCCCTGAAGAAGCGCTCCGACGGACTCTCCACCACATATTTCATGGGTGAGAATTCGGCTTTCAGCTCGGACCCCAGGGAGCCTCGTCGGGAGAGCGGGTCTTCGCCGCCTTTCAGTCCATTACGCAGCGTCGCAGAGGCTCCTCGGTAGGCGGAGCCATATTTCTGGaaggggagagagaaaaaaaaatcaagacataTTCAGATGGCACACGTAATTGGCATGGTCGATAAACTAAACACCTCAGCAGACAGAAGCTCAAGCTGTCTTACCTTAGTGCGCCTAAAGCTTTTCACTTCCCCATTGAGAACATATGCAGCTCCCTTGCCAACATACATGGGGTTGTTAAAAAGGGTTTGGTCTTTGGCGGAGAATTGTTGTGACCAGTCCCACACAGGAGGGAAGTACACAATGGGGTCCTCCCCTTGAGGGATGGCTTTATTCCTTGCAAAGTCCTACAGAAAAGAGATGCCGTCAGATATTTCTGACCTCAAGCAAAGCATTCCATCAGTCATCAAACAAACCATATTAAGTCAAACAAGCGACACGCAAACGCAAACTGGCCACATCAATATCAGGAATATACTTAAAAAgaaatgcctttttttccccccccccacttgttTTCTGTGTTTAACATTCCTCACCATCAAGTACTGGGCACGTTGTTTCGGAGAACTGAAGAGGAAAGTGCTGAAGAGTGGGATCCACATGCTATCACTTAAGACGGTCAGATAAGCTTCTGTAAACTCAAATGCAGCTGGATACTGGTTCATCATTTGCCAAACACCGTCCAGGAACAGCACGAACAGCGGGGActtgaaaaagaagaagaaaaaaaaaaaacacaaatggtaTGTCTTGATAAATAAACCCAAGTGGATTGCCTTGTACAAATGGGCAAATACCTCCTCTTTGTCATTCTTTTTTAAGTGGTTGCATCTGTCCAAGAAGCGATGGCCTGCCATCACCCACTCCTTCTGCACCAAACCCTGAAATCCAACAAGGCTGCGATAGTGAGGATCCACCATGAGCTGCACCAAAGAGGACACCACGCAGTTCAGGTCACGGTCCTCTTCCTCTATAGATGATCACAGGGAAGAAAATCAACTTGTTTGCAAGAACACATTTCTACAGAGCCTGAAGTGTTTACCTTGGAGTATGACTGAAACATTCCTTCCATCCAAGTGGTACACCATCTCAGATGCGTGCTTGAGAAAGGCTCTGCAATCAGAGATTATGTCTTAAAAACGTTTTTCAAATTAAACCCAACATTCCCACTAGTCGCCAATCTCATCATGTGCAGGCTAAACATAGCAACTGCTTTTAGTTATTAAATAGGCCAACATTTGTGATTCTGGGTTTCTGAAGGGTTTCTACATTCGGGCAGTTTATTAAGTACGACCACAGACGCCGGCAGGTTCTTTCCATACCTGACATACTCAAGCCATCGTGAGTTTTCAATGGATGAAAGCCACCTTTCCTCAGATTCCTCAAAAGGATCTGCACATAATCAAAACAGAACGCTTGGAATTTAAACTGAACACAAGAATGCGGACCAATTCCTTGCGTGTCCAGATGGGACCTAGTAACAAGGCTAACCTATGACGCAGATCTGTCGGATTTTGACAAAAGAACTCTGGATGTCCTGGATGCTGGGTAGACACTTGTCCAGGTCCGAAATGAAGACTTCACTGCATTGTGGATGACTTTTGGTAATGGCGGTGATGATCCtagcacaaaaaacaacacaacactgaGGATGTAGAAAAAGCACTAAACCAACAGCACTACAAAATGTTAAACTCCCTATAAAAAGGCAATAGATAGGGAGTGGTTGTGAATGAAGATATACGCCGTTAGATTATTCATGCACAATTGGAAGTGTGTGCTACCTCTGCTCAATCTTCCTCTGCTGCACTGGGTCACACACACTGGCCATCCGCACAAGAGCACTTCCATTACGGTGATTCCAGCACCAAAGCTACAGCAAAGGAAACAATGGCTCAACTTGCTGGGAACTCAAATGGAAATCATTGCCTGTGATTTTTTGGACAAACAGCACGTCAAGTGGAAATGATACTCACCGGGAGCCGGTTGCCAGTTAAAAATATAGAGTACTGCTTAAGATCCTGGTCTGCTAGAGAAACTGGGACAACAATGTACTCTGGAAGACTGAGAACCAGcaggaaaaaaagcacaatgaGTCACAAAATTTATGCCCTCAAAAAGTGTTTGTTGTTCATGCAAGTATGCGTTAGCTCAATCAAGTACATTGTTCAGTAATTTCATGTGTCACGTTACTAAGGAGTAAACAATACATGCGCAAAAAATACTGGACATTGGTTTCAATGTAACCTCTATGAGGTCACCTCGGGACTCAGTGGCACCTCCTGTCAAATGGAGACGTGCATTGAGTGTAAATATACTGTCTTGCCAAAATATACCAGGTATGACTACAGGGAGGACTTTCAACGAAATTCTAGGAGGTGCCGGCATACTTTCCTTCACGCTCATTGCACTTGAGAAATAACAGCAGCCCAAACCTCGAGGAGATGTTGTAAAGCTCGTTTATGGAGCATACTCTCCACTCCGAAGCGCCTGTTCTCTTGATCTCTCGATCCCACTCAGAACGCCGATCAAAAATAGGCGTCTGTAGTCCTCCTCGCCGGACAGGCGTGTTGAGTCGCTCAGCTGGAAAGCAAAGACATCTCATTTGCATGTGTGAGGAAGACACATTTAGTAATATTTCATTATgacgaaaatatatttttggaacCTTTGGATTCATGGTACCGCCTTCCCTGATACTCAAACCCGAAGAGCAGGTGCAGATCAGCTGGATGGGAGTAGTGAGCAATAGCGAGACAAACCTACAAGAAGAAAAGGGCAACAGATGTGCTCATGAATAACTGAATCATACTGTACTGTGAATCATACACATTTTTATGACAATATCATTCAGAGTACCAAAAAACTGCAATGAAGGCATTTTAAATGCTTCCAACACAAGAACAAGAGTGACCTGGGAACCAATCCTTTTGCTCAGTCACACAAAGCAGGCCATTCAGTAGAGAAGCTGTGAAAAGCATGAGGACACCAAAGAAAACACCCCGTATgtgcctgtgtgcgtgcgtgcgtaatgAAGTACCCGACTCTGTAATTTACTATAGCAAAATAAGTTATTATAGGCTGGCTTAattccatatgtcgtaaagagAAAAAGGGCcagggctatttttttttttttaactttacacTGTAATTACTAACATTGTGTCCCTAAATATCCACAGCAGTGAGGAGTGGctaatacatttttattctaGAACTTCCATGTTGCAGCTACTCTAATAGAGAGGATGAAAATGTGACTATTTTCCATGAGACCATTCAGTTAGATGGTGTTTGTAAACTCAGCCAACCatcaaaggtgtttttttttttttcttcttcaacatAACTGAATTGCACTGGTCAAAAACGTTTATGTTGTGCCTATTGCTGAGGAAAACGTAACTCCATGTTATAATTATCCTCAACTTGTCATTGAGGAAGTGGCCATGGCACTAAAGCTGTGTGTGTACGCAGAAGTCCGGAAGTGAACGGGGCAGCAGCATACAACTTTGACATGTACAGAGGAAGCAAGTGCACAAATTGGACAGTCAGCACTAAGCTCCACTTGCATGATGTCGAAGCAAAATGCTTGTATTTAGAAATACACGGCTGCAGACAACCAAAATACATCGTTCCCACCAGACTTCTTCAGTTTTTTAGGAACCTTTTGTATTATTGTAAATGTAGCTCAGGGCAATCCAATTCTAATGTTCTGTACAGCTCTGTTATGAATTCAATAGAACTGGAGCATTTTTGCTTTAATCTTGATGTATTAGTGTTGTCCactgtattattaaaaaaaaaaacggtttcgcTCCTAATTTCATAATAAGCAAACCAAGACTATAGTGATGCCTCAACTTAAAATTCATTTTTTCCTTGTAAATTGACCCTTGTAAATTGAGATTTAAGTCTAACCATAGAATGAATTACACTCGGAAGTCAAGGCTACACTGTATTGGACATTTGAAGCAATGAAAATGTACACTTCTGTTCTATAGATTTTGGAGTACCCTTTCAGaggatggaattttttttttttaaccaagacAAAGTTCAATCACTCACCTTTTTTGCACTCTCAGGCCCGGCCTCGTCAAAGCAGAACCTTATGATTCGCAAGTCTTTACAGTAAAGGATGAGCTCAGTGGGGTTAAACTTGAGCTTTTGATTCGAGCCCAAAACTTTCTTCTTCCCCTTTGTATCGTTcactgaaaacaaaagtatGAGCTGAGTATTTCATTCAATGGGGGGTAAAACATGAAACACAAAGATAGGTCGAGCGGTGAAAACAACTAGAAAACACAATCTGGTGTCAGTCACAGTTAGGCCTGATAACGTCCTTTGGATTCAGACAAAGCCCCAATGTGTGAGCATGAAACAAACGTGCCTCATCATTAGAGCGCACGTGCTTCTGCGCTTGGCGGGGCCAGCATTGTAAGCCATGAGTGAGATGTGTACACAAGGTTAATTCGTAATCGGATGCAAAACGCTGCCTTTGTGCTGGCATCACTTGTTATCAGAGGGTAGATCAGACAACAGCTAAAGAGCAGACAGTCATACCAAGAGCCAGCTGCAACAAAACAAGATTGTTGCAACCAATGTAGGGACCGACCGGTCTTACCTGTTACCACATGCTCTAAACATGTCAGGGGGATGTCGTGCTCTCCGAGTAGCAGGTGGGACAGCTGGAACTTCTGAGCGACAGAACAAGAAGCAGAACGTGTGACTCTATCCACAACAATTGGATTCAGCTTCATCATCTCTGCAACAGTCTGCGGCATAGGTGGAAATGACGCATGTTTTCACTTCACAATGAAGAACAGGAAAGTTTACTTCCTCGTTCCCAGTTCAAACACACAACAGACATGGAAGTGGGAAGACGGCAGGCCATTTGGAGTTGTTCATTCACCCTTTTGCTATTTTGTGAAAAACAGTACTATTTTTCTTACAGCTTATCAACAAGTACAATGCATGAGCACCAAACAACTTTATTCTTACTGGTTTGGATGGGGCATCTTGAGGGATGAAGGAAACCTTAAAGTTGGTACAAATCAACTTCCCCCACAGGTCATCTTGGCTGCTTTCAACACTGATGCATTTCCTCACAAAGTTTGCCTCGTTCACTACAATCTCCCCTGGAATCAGATGCATTTGAATTtgagaataaaataataaaggagGCATTTGAAAAGGATGTTAAACTTATTTTAATTAAGAGCTTCAGGGTGCAGCTTTTGGTACGATTATTCCCCTCCCCATTCTTTTGACTCTTTTGTTGTGGCTTGTTAACCAGAGGACAGATCACAGTAATTATATGACATTATAGTTATATGACACGTATGCTGCACATGCACGTGAAAAAAAGGGGAAGCTTTTTCCGAGGACCACTCTCGGAACCAGGAAGCTGCTGGTCACTTTCAATCCATGTGAATGCATTATCCAAGTATAAAGTGTAGCGTTTTGATTTGATCTATTCCTCTAAATGGGATTTCACCTTTGACTGATTACTCAAAATGGCACAACACAAAGTTTTAGTTCAAAGGGTGCATTGAGCCACTCCCTTCAGGGTCCCTTGTCATCTGCTCAGCACTAAACCAGAATTATATTTAGAATTGAAAACACTTCTGCAGCTCCAGTTAATGAATGAGCTGCACGTGAGACTGAATTGTTCAAGACAGACACATGAAACAAACTTTCATGACAAGGGCTTTGCAGTAAATGTTCTTCAAAAACTATTTGTAACAAGTATTTCAAATGTCACAAGATCAGATAGAATTTTGTTGACAAGCTGCAGccatcaaatgttttttaaatggaTTTTTCCACTGGTTATCCATTTGACTAACCAAAGAAAAGTTGATTTTTGAATGACAAAATGGGAAAGTGAGGTGCAGGTATTATAATTATCCACTTGGGGACTTTAAGGAGACATTTGCCATCTATGCAAGCTTACCGGGAAGTAGCTTGGGCTCCAACTTTTTAATAGGGGGCTCAATGGTCTTCTTCACATCACTCTAAACAGGAAACATGGTAACCAGCAGTCAGTGGTTATTGAATGATGGCAAAAATGTGACATTACAATGTAGGTCATGAGAATTGTAACTTTCTTTATAGAGTCCCATAAAAAGAGAAGCCATGCGGACAGAGGTGCCCCCCCCAAACGCTCATTTGTACAAACCCTCTGTTTGACCAAATAGTCTTATACGGGCAGAGGCGTCAAATGATTCCAAAACAAATACCATTATCATTTATTTGAATGGTCACTTGACCATCTTGGCTACACATTTGTTTATTCCCTGCACCAGAAACTATGAAAACCAGTAATTCAAGTCAAATAGGGAAACTCGTTTTATAGATTCCTCCTAGACAGTACACACTCAGTGAGCCATATTTAAAACATAATTTTGATTACATTACAACATATCAATTATGACATTCATTTCAAAATTACCCCAAAATTCTGCCACCCCTCAAAGAAATCTGTACGTTCATCTCTCAGTTGTTAAGGTAAATAACAAAGACCAAAGTATTGTAAAACAGTCAAAAATGTCACCTATTAttcatatatatagatatatacacaTTGTATTTATGCAAACATTAGGGGACTAAGATAGCTTTTTGACCTCAGGTGATCCATAACATGGGCTTTGATTTAAAATTTACTTATGCACGGCAGTTGAGTCACTACTTGTACATTTAGCAAAATGTGTCACCACGGTTTGCAAGTGAAAGTGTGCATGCAATCCATTTGGGAATCTGCAAAATTCCCCACAttacatggggaaaaaaaagattatgaacttttgtgttgtgttgtgtacaTGTAcctgcacaggaggaagataaCTCTTGAAGGTAGGTTTCATGGGTTTGACAGAAAACATTGTTTATGTCCGCCCTGTCGAAGTTCTTATTAATGGGCGTTTTGACTAGCTAGCGTCCACTGGAgggtaataaaagaaaaatcaaatgaGCCTTTAAGTCAAAGTCCGTCTCAAGGCCGAGCCCAAGGCGTCCTTagaaaaaaatcacacaaaCGTCTTCGAAGGACAACGAGACTCCTCCATTTCGGGCTTGCCGCTTTGTAGAAAAAGTTGCCCCAAGTTAATGTTGGGATGTCTGCGTTAGCTCGCCGCGCACGTTAGCATAAAGCataaaaagtttgaaaataatAAACTCTCACAACTTTAGTTTGCTAGGAAAATAAAGAGGCCTCCGACGGGCGTCTACATTTTCGTAACCACCTGTTACCGACGTCCAGAGCTGCCAGTGACTTCCTCAAAGTGTGACTAATTCAGCCGAACGCAGGAGAAGATGCAGTCAACGGCTTAGCGGCCATGTTTGGAGACTAAGCAGCGACGTCCCGCCCTACTTCCGGACTTCAAATGCTAGCGTATCAAAAGCTCACATGCACTTAAAAGTTAAAATAGTTGAGTTTATTGACAATTACATTTATTAAACAGATATTTACGTCTTTATCCTGTAACATATATGCATTCAACAGTCGTTTCTAGTCCAAAGAAACCATAAACAGTCGAAAGGTATATATTTTGTGGACTACAACTCCCATGAACACTTTGAGAgggcatttattttttaacatttacTTTATTTATACGTTGCAAGCATCAACATCATTGTTCGTCAGACTTTTGACGTCCTTATGTAGTTTTAAACGATACTATCATATGTAGTATGAGAAACTGTATGTTCTCTTTTATTATAGTATTTAAGTTCAGTCTCTTCTATCTACACTCCCCGGATATATGATCCAATTTACATATTTGACCATGGGAAAAAACTGGAAAGATGAAAATTATTACAGTAATAACTATATACAAATAACCTAAAGGTTCTCTAATATTTTTCACCTGTTCGTATGCCCTGCAATAAAactccactagatggcgataAAATACTGCGGTATAACGTGCTATACGTTTATCACTCATGCTGTTCATTTGCAATCTGTAGCGGTTTACGCCAATAAATTCTTTACCAATAAACGGGGGAAGATCTCTACAATTGGGGATTTTATCTGCAGCTTCATAATCATGCAAACCTATCAGATATCACTTCCAAGtactttattttaatatatttttacataTATTGTAATATCTGAGGTGTGTGTTGACCTTGTGCAGTGACTGGGGAGCGCGCAACAAATTTACAAAACGGTTCATGTCATATCAAAGAGTTCACATTAACTTCCATACTCTCTCATAaacaaattgaaaataattaaaaactaaATACTAAAATTAATAAGCGGCCATTATGCGAATGAGGAAGCATAATCTTCAGTGAATTTTGTGCGTAGGGTATTTAAAGTACGGTACTTTTTAATATTATCTTATGTCTCAAAGTTGCACATGCGCAATTTAACTTCATGaatatttaataagcattcaAGCTCGACACCATTTGATTGGACCGTCGTGGCTCAGTttcctgtgtttttgtttcagtgCTCGCTCCCTGCTGATCCGAGTTTGAACTAGTCCGCCTGTTGCTGTCAAAGGGATCAGACGACGTCAGTGCTCACGATGGAAGGAGGACACAGCTGAAGTGGCCGCATCCACGCGTGTCGGACAGACGGACACTATCGGAAATATCTGCCGTCTGTTTTGGATTTTGGCCGTGCAGCTAGAAAGTTGACTCTTTCTAAACATACACAGCATTGGAACGCCGGAGAAGGAGAACGCAGTTGCTTTGAAGATGGTGAGTGATTTTTaacgatttctttttctttcttttgcagAAAACATTATTTTGACTGCTTAAAAAAGTTGCAATTTCCAAATGTTTAACACGAAGCCGGCACTATTTTTGTGATTGTTTATTATGGGACATTTACTTGGGATGTTGGGCCCGGAATGTTTGCACTGACCggccactccattaggtacacctgtttTATGTTGCAGGGATAATGCTCCGCTTTCTTAGTTTGGAGATGTGTTGATCATATTTTTCTCCATAAATGCAATGCAATACTGTCTGAAGTATTAAAACGCAAGATGAAGGGCACTACTTCAAAACATAGTTCAGATTTAAAGCTTTATTGTTTTCCTTTCAGTTTTATAGAACAAGTGCAACGAATCTTGTGCATCCAATGTTTGACACACGAAAGACGTGGTTTTGTCACAAACCGGTTATTCATGCGACAAGAATCAGGTGGCATGTGTCAGGCtcagcgtctgtgtgtgtgtgtgtgtgtgtgggttcaTTGCATGGAGACAGGTTTTTCCTGGTTACTGAATGGCATCCCTGCAACAGACACACCTAGAGGTTATGTGACCTCACTCAGCGCTGTGTTTTGGCAATGGTTCCTTCAACCATCAGGTTGAATGTCAAAATGTGGTGGCCTGATGttcactgggggaaaaaaaaaagaaacaactttTGAATGTTGTTAAATAATCTTCAATGAAGGTGACCAACGGGCTTTATCTGCCAAGAGAAGGGCAATTCCAGGAAGAAGATGGCCTTTTATTACTCTTGgatcattttcatttctttcatctGGAGTTTCATCTTTTATGTACGGTAGCAGTTTATAAACTGAGTGACTTGTAAGACAAAGAACAAAGGATATCTAACACTAAGTCTGCAGAGTCTTTGTGGAAAATAAACTATTTAATTCATTTGGCTCTTCGTCCAATTTGTAATGCACTGCACCTATATGGCAAATAG
Coding sequences:
- the mtmr10 gene encoding myotubularin-related protein 10 isoform X1, encoding MFSVKPMKPTFKSYLPPVQSDVKKTIEPPIKKLEPKLLPGEIVVNEANFVRKCISVESSQDDLWGKLICTNFKVSFIPQDAPSKPTVAEMMKLNPIVVDRVTRSASCSVAQKFQLSHLLLGEHDIPLTCLEHVVTVNDTKGKKKVLGSNQKLKFNPTELILYCKDLRIIRFCFDEAGPESAKKVCLAIAHYSHPADLHLLFGFEYQGRRYHESKAERLNTPVRRGGLQTPIFDRRSEWDREIKRTGASEWRVCSINELYNISSSLPEYIVVPVSLADQDLKQYSIFLTGNRLPLWCWNHRNGSALVRMASVCDPVQQRKIEQRIITAITKSHPQCSEVFISDLDKCLPSIQDIQSSFVKIRQICVIDPFEESEERWLSSIENSRWLEYVRAFLKHASEMVYHLDGRNVSVILQEEEDRDLNCVVSSLVQLMVDPHYRSLVGFQGLVQKEWVMAGHRFLDRCNHLKKNDKEESPLFVLFLDGVWQMMNQYPAAFEFTEAYLTVLSDSMWIPLFSTFLFSSPKQRAQYLMDFARNKAIPQGEDPIVYFPPVWDWSQQFSAKDQTLFNNPMYVGKGAAYVLNGEVKSFRRTKKYGSAYRGASATLRNGLKGGEDPLSRRGSLGSELKAEFSPMKYVVESPSERFFREWFSRPADQQGLLLPQLTPSHMALWKLYFLRWVPEACISKGGSITAYHKLSQLVDEIEILQNHLRQYKAPTPSGTPLPSPKGPPADQRRMYFQAASPNDSPPEFLSSSFPFTPVGNLCRRSIHGTPISKFLNGARIWLSTETLANDSL
- the mtmr10 gene encoding myotubularin-related protein 10 isoform X2, coding for MFSVKPMKPTFKSYLPPVQSDVKKTIEPPIKKLEPKLLPGEIVVNEANFVRKCISVESSQDDLWGKLICTNFKVSFIPQDAPSKPKFQLSHLLLGEHDIPLTCLEHVVTVNDTKGKKKVLGSNQKLKFNPTELILYCKDLRIIRFCFDEAGPESAKKVCLAIAHYSHPADLHLLFGFEYQGRRYHESKAERLNTPVRRGGLQTPIFDRRSEWDREIKRTGASEWRVCSINELYNISSSLPEYIVVPVSLADQDLKQYSIFLTGNRLPLWCWNHRNGSALVRMASVCDPVQQRKIEQRIITAITKSHPQCSEVFISDLDKCLPSIQDIQSSFVKIRQICVIDPFEESEERWLSSIENSRWLEYVRAFLKHASEMVYHLDGRNVSVILQEEEDRDLNCVVSSLVQLMVDPHYRSLVGFQGLVQKEWVMAGHRFLDRCNHLKKNDKEESPLFVLFLDGVWQMMNQYPAAFEFTEAYLTVLSDSMWIPLFSTFLFSSPKQRAQYLMDFARNKAIPQGEDPIVYFPPVWDWSQQFSAKDQTLFNNPMYVGKGAAYVLNGEVKSFRRTKKYGSAYRGASATLRNGLKGGEDPLSRRGSLGSELKAEFSPMKYVVESPSERFFREWFSRPADQQGLLLPQLTPSHMALWKLYFLRWVPEACISKGGSITAYHKLSQLVDEIEILQNHLRQYKAPTPSGTPLPSPKGPPADQRRMYFQAASPNDSPPEFLSSSFPFTPVGNLCRRSIHGTPISKFLNGARIWLSTETLANDSL